A single genomic interval of Waddliaceae bacterium harbors:
- a CDS encoding ParA family protein, with protein MKTIAVTSFKGGTAKTSTALHVGAALSRFHNSSVLLIDFDAQANMTTGLGFNPDEQESMVPVLQGQSSIKDVIQKTCINNLDLIPGDTWLERVEVTDALAADRYSHERLYDIIKDLNYDYIIIDTPPSLCWLTESALIAADYSLICATPEFYSIKGLERLASFTNSIAERHPLKIAGVALSFWNHRGKSNQDFLEVIENAFPGKIFNTKIRRDIAVSEASIFGKPLFETAPKSRASDDYKNLTEEIVLHIERLG; from the coding sequence ATGAAAACAATCGCTGTTACAAGCTTCAAAGGCGGCACTGCAAAAACATCGACAGCATTACATGTCGGAGCAGCGCTATCACGATTTCATAATAGCTCCGTCCTCCTAATAGACTTCGACGCACAGGCCAATATGACGACGGGCTTGGGATTCAACCCCGACGAGCAGGAAAGCATGGTCCCTGTTTTACAGGGTCAATCTTCTATCAAGGACGTCATACAAAAAACATGTATCAACAACCTCGACCTCATCCCTGGCGATACGTGGCTCGAGCGCGTAGAAGTGACCGACGCCCTTGCCGCCGACAGATATTCCCACGAACGCCTTTATGATATCATCAAAGACCTAAACTATGACTACATTATCATCGACACCCCACCATCGCTATGCTGGCTTACAGAGTCTGCCCTCATCGCCGCCGACTATTCCCTCATCTGCGCAACACCAGAATTCTATAGCATCAAAGGTCTCGAACGCCTAGCCTCGTTCACCAATAGCATCGCTGAACGACACCCTCTTAAAATCGCTGGCGTCGCCCTCTCATTTTGGAACCACCGAGGAAAAAGCAACCAAGACTTCTTAGAAGTTATAGAAAACGCCTTCCCAGGGAAGATTTTCAACACGAAGATACGCCGCGACATCGCTGTCTCCGAAGCGTCGATCTTCGGAAAGCCTCTCTTCGAGACGGCACCAAAAAGCCGTGCCTCTGACGACTACAAAAACCTCACCGAAGAAATTGTACTGCATATAGAACGCCTTGGATAA
- a CDS encoding CT583 family protein, whose product MSKINLLLRRRLQSEKKDTKAAAIPDRSGAGSLAVFSKAFNVNELGVEERRYIEEILEKYSPEDDKLNLTGDLSLLLSLTSEVKAINNQAAILHGERIKKAQEILKRYRDGAFTAWLTATYGNRQTPYNFLQYYEFHQEIPKNLHQQLEAMPRQAIYTLASRSGNFKDKKKIVKNYDGETKMELISHIREKFPLSSSDKRKSNTGDQTIKTLSAIHTMIHKNKRSLSKAHKEEIRDILKQIEDIL is encoded by the coding sequence ATGAGCAAGATAAATTTACTTCTTCGTAGACGTCTACAATCAGAAAAGAAAGACACTAAAGCTGCAGCGATTCCCGACCGCTCTGGCGCAGGAAGCCTTGCGGTCTTCTCTAAAGCTTTCAATGTAAACGAACTCGGCGTCGAAGAGCGCAGATACATCGAAGAGATTCTAGAGAAATATTCCCCTGAAGACGACAAGCTAAACCTTACTGGTGACCTTTCTTTGCTGCTTTCTCTGACATCAGAAGTCAAAGCCATCAACAACCAGGCGGCAATACTGCACGGCGAACGCATCAAAAAAGCACAAGAGATCTTAAAAAGATACCGTGATGGAGCTTTTACGGCGTGGCTTACCGCAACATATGGCAACAGACAGACGCCGTACAATTTCTTGCAATACTATGAATTTCATCAAGAGATACCAAAAAATCTACACCAACAGCTTGAAGCTATGCCTCGCCAAGCGATATATACCCTAGCAAGCAGGTCTGGAAACTTCAAAGACAAAAAGAAGATCGTAAAAAATTACGACGGCGAAACAAAGATGGAGCTTATCAGCCATATCAGAGAAAAATTTCCTCTGTCAAGCAGTGACAAGCGTAAATCAAATACCGGCGACCAGACAATAAAAACGTTAAGCGCCATACATACTATGATACATAAAAATAAGCGCTCTTTATCTAAAGCACATAAAGAAGAGATTAGAGATATTCTTAAACAAATCGAAGATATTCTTTAA
- the thrS gene encoding threonine--tRNA ligase, translating to TSGAYWHGDSDNEMLTRIYGITFPDKKALKAYITMLEEAKKRDHKVLGPKLGLFSLHEEAPGMPIIHPKGLRVWDKLIGFMRELHDKSGYVEIKTPILMTKELWETSGHWFHYKENMYTTSIEKRDFAIKPMNCPGCMLYYKAALHSYREFPLRIAEFGNVHRNEASGAISGLLRVRSFHQDDAHVFLEYKDLEDEILNILDLADKIYTAFGLSYSLELSTRPEKNTIGTDEEWELSTQGLYNAIEKCGKEYQVNEGDGAFYGPKIDLHISDAIGRRWQCGTIQVDMSLPEKFDLTFTASDGSRKRPVLIHRALFGSIERFFGVIIEHFAGRFPLWLSPHHVRIVAVADRHVPYAKECADAIQAAGFICDVDDSHDSVSKKIRQAQLEQINYIMTIGDKEVENTTIALRTRNNIVVGEVPLCDFIENISKEKDERTLTSHYEEK from the coding sequence ACATCAGGAGCATATTGGCATGGCGATTCCGACAATGAAATGCTTACAAGGATCTATGGCATCACCTTCCCCGACAAAAAAGCTCTAAAAGCATACATCACCATGCTCGAAGAGGCAAAAAAACGTGACCATAAAGTCTTGGGGCCTAAACTCGGGCTCTTCTCACTACACGAAGAAGCACCAGGAATGCCGATAATACACCCAAAAGGACTGCGCGTCTGGGATAAACTCATAGGCTTTATGCGTGAACTTCACGATAAATCAGGGTATGTCGAAATTAAAACGCCCATCCTTATGACAAAAGAACTGTGGGAAACATCAGGACATTGGTTCCACTACAAAGAAAATATGTACACCACCTCTATCGAAAAACGCGACTTCGCCATAAAACCTATGAACTGTCCGGGATGCATGCTCTATTATAAAGCTGCTTTACATAGCTACCGCGAATTTCCTCTAAGAATCGCAGAGTTCGGCAACGTCCATAGAAACGAAGCATCAGGAGCTATCTCCGGACTCCTACGCGTCCGTAGCTTCCACCAAGATGACGCCCATGTTTTCTTAGAATACAAAGACCTCGAAGATGAGATTCTCAATATCCTCGACCTCGCCGATAAGATTTACACCGCCTTCGGCCTGTCGTATTCCTTAGAGCTTTCAACGCGCCCTGAAAAAAACACCATCGGCACCGATGAAGAGTGGGAGCTCTCTACACAAGGCCTCTACAATGCTATAGAAAAGTGCGGCAAAGAATACCAGGTCAACGAAGGCGACGGTGCCTTTTACGGCCCCAAGATCGACCTTCATATTAGCGACGCCATCGGACGCCGCTGGCAATGCGGAACTATACAGGTCGACATGTCTTTGCCAGAAAAATTCGACCTTACTTTTACAGCTTCCGACGGCAGCAGAAAACGTCCTGTCCTTATACATCGCGCACTCTTCGGCTCTATAGAGCGCTTTTTCGGTGTCATTATAGAACATTTCGCAGGAAGGTTCCCATTATGGCTTTCTCCTCACCATGTACGTATCGTCGCCGTCGCCGATAGACACGTCCCATATGCTAAAGAATGTGCCGATGCAATACAGGCTGCTGGCTTCATCTGTGATGTCGACGACTCTCACGACTCCGTCAGCAAAAAAATCCGCCAGGCACAGCTCGAGCAGATAAACTACATAATGACCATCGGCGACAAAGAAGTCGAAAATACAACTATTGCTCTAAGGACGCGTAACAATATCGTAGTCGGCGAAGTGCCTCTCTGTGACTTCATTGAAAACATCTCTAAAGAAAAAGATGAACGAACATTAACCTCCCATTACGAAGAAAAATAA